AAGCTCAACGCCGATCAGCGGAACTCGTTCCTCGCCGCGTGGCTCGGCTGGAGCATGGACGCGTTCGACTATTTCCTGGTCGTGTTCGTGCTCACGGACATCGCCAAGGACAAATCGTTCGGGGCCACGGCCACCCAGCTGGCGTTCATCACCACCGCGACGCTCGTCATGCGCCCGGTCGGCGCGCTGCTGTTCGGGCTGTGGGCGGACCGGTCCGGCCGACGGATCCCGCTGATGGCCGACGTCCTGCTGTACTCGCTGGCGGGGGTGTTGTGTGCGGTCGCGCCGAACTTCACCGTGCTGCTGATCCTGCGGTTCGTCTACGGCATCGGCATGGGCGGTGAATGGGGCCTGGGCGCGGCGCTCGCGATGGAGAAAATCCCGGTGGAGCGGCGCGGGTTCTTCTCGGGACTGCTGCAAGCGGGTTACTCGGCCGGATACCTGCTGGCCGCGCTGGCGTATCTGCTGTTCCACACCGCGCTCGGCCTGGAGTGGCGGTGGATCTTCGTGCTGAGCATCTTCCCGGCGCTGATCAGCCTGCTGATCCGGGCGCGGGTCAAGGAATCGGAGGTGTGGGAGGCCGCGCAGGAGAAGATGCGCGTCACGCGAACGTCGGTCAAGGACGTCCTGTTCAACCCGAAGGTCCTGCGCCGGTTCGGGTACCTCGTGCTGCTGATGACCGCGTTCAACTGGATGTCGCACGGCACGCAAGACATTTACCCGAGCTTCCTGAAGGCGACCGACCACGGCGGGGCCGGCCTGAGCGCGGCGACCAGCACGTGGATCGCCGTGCTGTACAACGTCGGCGCGATCATCGGCGGCCTGGTCTTCGGCTCGCTGTCGGAACGCTTCGGCCGCCGGATGACGATCGTCGGCGCCGCGGTGCTGGGCCTGCCGATCATCCCGATCTTCGCCGTCGACCACGGAGCCGGAATGCTCGCGCTCGGCTCGTTCCTGATGCAGGTCATGGTGCAGGGCGCGTGGGGCGTCATCCCCGCCCACCTCACGGAAATGTCCCCCGACGCGATCCGCGGCTTCTTCCCCGGCGTCACCTACCAGCTCGGCAACCTGCTGGCCGCACTGAACCTGCCGCTCCAGCAGGGCATCGCGCAGTCACAGGGCTACACCGCCGCGCTGCTGTGGACAGTGATCCCGGTGCTCATCGCGGTCGCCGTGCTGACCTCGCTGGGCAAGGAAGCGAAATCCATCCGCTTCGGCGGCGAAGGCGCGACCACCGCCCCAGCCGGAACCTCCTGACCTTTCCGCCCGCCGGGTTCGAGCAGCCTTGCCGTCGAACACTCGCCGATATATCGTGGGCATATCGGCGATCGTTCGACGAAGGAGGACTCATGACACCCACCGCAGGCGGAGAACACCTGTTCCGAGGCTTCGGCGGCCCGGAACGCTTCGAGGGGCACGGGATGCCGTTCGGCTTCGGCCGGCCTGGACCAGTTCGCCCTGGGGACGAGGGCCGAGCGAGGCCGGACGCGCCCGGCGAGGGGAGAGGGCGACATCCGGGCGGACCGGGGGAAGGGCACGGGTGGCCTTGGGAAGGCGGTCCGGGCGAGGGGCACGGACGTCCGGCCGGGTACGGCGACCTGGAGGCCTGGTTCGGACGCGGCTGGGCGGGCTTGTTCGGCGGGCGAGGCCTGGGCTTCGGCCAGCACGCCGTGTTCGGCGGACCCGGGGCCAGGTTCGGCCAGTCCGGGCTCTTCGGCGCACCGGGAGTCGCGTTCGGCTGGCCTGATCATCTGGGCCGCCCTGGGGGCGAGCCGGGCGATCACCATGGCGGGCCGGGCGAAGCGGGGGAGCATCATG
The nucleotide sequence above comes from Amycolatopsis sp. AA4. Encoded proteins:
- a CDS encoding MFS transporter, with product MDAFDYFLVVFVLTDIAKDKSFGATATQLAFITTATLVMRPVGALLFGLWADRSGRRIPLMADVLLYSLAGVLCAVAPNFTVLLILRFVYGIGMGGEWGLGAALAMEKIPVERRGFFSGLLQAGYSAGYLLAALAYLLFHTALGLEWRWIFVLSIFPALISLLIRARVKESEVWEAAQEKMRVTRTSVKDVLFNPKVLRRFGYLVLLMTAFNWMSHGTQDIYPSFLKATDHGGAGLSAATSTWIAVLYNVGAIIGGLVFGSLSERFGRRMTIVGAAVLGLPIIPIFAVDHGAGMLALGSFLMQVMVQGAWGVIPAHLTEMSPDAIRGFFPGVTYQLGNLLAALNLPLQQGIAQSQGYTAALLWTVIPVLIAVAVLTSLGKEAKSIRFGGEGATTAPAGTS